From Pyrenophora tritici-repentis strain M4 chromosome 1, whole genome shotgun sequence, the proteins below share one genomic window:
- a CDS encoding HepA, Superfamily II DNA-RNA helicase, SNF2 family: MSEHDIDADMIGTQIPSPMHDAEDEDPSSLFIPEGPSTSPRNRHQQDTENALPLSTPQGPLVSPSIEPLQDTNDPCSPFVLGRPSASCNSQPLQDAGGPSSLFIRNDQRLQDTATATPRQTTIGTGVYARIRSIQQKRLEQKRLEQEIATRNQAAPHPNRTIPDAEAFLDAVVHRPSSSTSAPAASEDAMASRHFLKQQRYYEDLKRKRNGILSFQEDVEWMRIKGNEEARKRKIARDLAKSCEDGENDTDLFSTGFIARNAEEEGSDEQSRPQKRPLSSPEPAYNPNSMAHAELASMRVAMEAQADQPRKKKKGAAADDDSQAPVPSGRAKGKAAAKPANAKAAPRKAANSGGRGTAKKKREVEHAVRQATSLFQSDVFLQQAGANAPNQPTFSSRNKTDALKQLLASLPVNSDHKKAKDDMNILLEATKAFDGHGACKADKGNWLVKGMRTSLKSYQVLGSAFMRRRENGLEDPRGGLMADQMGLGKTLMMLANIVNGQPSKKDKDRPRTTLLIASPALLTQWKSEIEQHTNCGLTVMRYGHGSRINSTHGMEILGRHDIILATYTEIMHSYPKNEPPIECQTPEQQMAWWVEQYETKRGPLHRMRFLRVVLDEAQAIKNHQSRTSIACRALMADHRWALSGTPILNSITELYPYFKFLNVPHTGSFKIFKHNYCDTKNMENTERLLVRLSQFMIRRTHADEMFGAPILTLPQADQTTYWCEFNSIERTVYEIVRQRFAQRISSWVKDGTMERSYSHAMVMLLRLRQLTSHILMLQFVMQDLLEVRDIEQIRQMIEYHEKQSSTNNRNRNTVTAMDSDDLLDDDEPENVIEPEEPSNQKIESGGSFGKNFNFKPYLEKLQSGESWGKAIKKAKCSYCDQAPRRPLMPSCGHLICTACRSEADVNAAADDQDSASCKVCHKVPTYIHECEVGEFDVPDGPARGTRGGAKKKKEKESQRVTTEDIPKDWLDAVGDDVFPSAKTIAVKSQILNWQKEKADVKIIVYTQFLAMIRILKRVFATEGWTCEEYHGKMSLKKRDDAIAAFADTAGPVILLASLRCGGLGLNLTMASKVIMIDPWWNSASEQQAFCRVFRIGQNEKTFMSRLCVKNTVDEHLVQMQERKQEEIDVVMEEDGSVVKKMDTRALMRLFGNTEADTEGFILM, from the exons ATGTCGGAACACGACATAGACGCCGACATGATTGGAACCCAGATTCCAAGTCCGATGCATGATGCTGAGGACGAGGACCCTTCGTCACTGTTCATTCCAGAGGGCCCGTCCACCTCACCTAGGAACCGACATCAGCAGGATACCGAAAATGCTTTGCCACTATCCACTCCACAAGGCCCGCTTGTCTCACCTAGCATTGAACCTCTGCAAGATACCAACGATCCTTGTTCACCGTTTGTTCTAGGACGCCCATCAGCCTCATGCAACAGCCAACCTCTGCAAGATGCCGGCGGTCCTTCATCACTATTCATTCGCAACGACCAACGTCTGCAAGATACCGCCACAGCCACGCCCCGCCAGACTACCATAGGTACTGGGGTCTACGCCAGGATCCGTAGCATACAGCAGAAGAGACTTGAACAGAAGAGACTTGAACAGGAAATTGCTACCCGCAACCAGGCTGCACCTCATCCAAACAGAACTATCCCCGATGCCGAAGCATTTCTCGATGCTGTTGTGCACAGGCCGTCATCTTCTACAAGCGCTCCAGCCGCATCAGAAGATGCTATGGCCAGTAGGCATTTTCTCAAGCAGCAGCGATACTATGAAGACCTCAAGAGAAAGCGAAATGGTATCCTTTCGTTCCAAGAAGACGTCGAATGGATGAGGATCAAGGGTAATGAAGAAGCGCGAAAGAGAAAGATCGCACGTGATCTTGCCAAATCCTGTGAAGACGGCGAAAACGATACGGATCTGTTCTCGACAGGCTTCATTGCACGCAACGCCGAAGAGGAGGGTTCCGACGAACAATCCAGACCTCAGAAGCGCCCCCTATCAAGTCCCGAACCAGCATACAATCCGAATTCCATGGCTCACGCAGAACTCGCGAGCATGCGAGTTGCTATGGAGGCCCAGGCTGATCAGCCacgcaagaagaagaaaggagCGGCAGCTGATGACGACTCCCAAGCTCCTGTACCGTCTGGTCGCGCCAAGGGCAAAGCCGCAGCCAAACCCGCCAATGCAAAGGCAGCTCCTAGGAAAGCCGCCAATAGCGGTGGCCGAGGAACAGCTAAAAAGAAGAGGGAAGTCGAACACGCAGTCAGGCAAGCAACCTCGCTCTTCCAATCAGACGTTTTCCTGCAACAAGCTGGTGCGAACGCGCCCAACCAGCCGACATTCAGTTCGCGGAACAAGACAGACGCATTGAAGCAACTCCTTGCAAGCCTTCCGGTAAATAGTGATCATAAAAAGGCTAAGGATGACATGAATATTCTCTTGGAGGCTACCAAGGCCTTCGATGGGCACGGTGCTTGCAAAGCGGATAAAGGCAACTGGCTGGTCAAGGGGATGAGAACATCACTGAAGAGTTACCAAGTACTTGGCAGCGCATTCATGCGGCGGCGCGAGAACGGCCTCGAGGACCCTAGAGGCGGCCTGATGGCAGATCAAATGGGGCTTGGAAAGACTCTGATGATGCTAG CAAATATTGTCAATGGCCAACCGTCGAAGAAGGACAAAGACAGGCCTAGGACGACCCTACTCATTGCCAGCCCAGCACTTCTAACGCAGTGGAAGAGCGAGATTGAGCAACACACCAATTGCGGACTCACAGTTATGCGCTATGGCCACGGCTCTCGTATTAATTCTACTCATGGCATGGAAATCCTGGGACGACACGACATTATTCTCGCTACCTACACTGAGATCATGCATTCTTATCCGAAGAACGAACCTCCGATCGAGTGTCAGACACCGGAGCAGCAGATGGCATGGTGGGTTGAGCAATACGAGACAAAGAGGGGACCCCTTCACCGCATGAGGTTCCTCCGCGTCGTCCTCGACGAGGCGCAAGCCATCAAGAACCACCAGAGTCGCACATCGATTGCGTGTCGAGCTCTCATGGCGGACCACAGGTGGGCACTCAGCGGCACACCGATCCTCAACAGCATAACGGAGTTGTACCCGTACTTCAAGTTCCTCAATGTCCCCCATACCGGCAGTTTCAAGATCTTCAAGCACAACTACTGCGACACCAAGAACATGGAGAATACGGAACGCCTGCTGGTTCGACTCTCCCAGTTTATGATCCGTCGCACGCATGCGGATGAGATGTTTGGGGCGCCCATTTTGACACTGCCACAGGCGGATCAGACGACATACTGGTGCGAATTCAACTCGATTGAGAGGACCGTGTATGAGATTGTTCGACAGCGCTTCGCACAGCGTATTAGTTCGTGGGTCAAGGACGGGACCATGGAGAGGTCGTACAGCCATGCGATGGT GATGCTTCTCCGACTCCGACAATTAACCTCGCATATCCTCATGCTGCAGTTCGTTATGCAGGATCTGCTCGAGGTCCGAGATATCGAACAAATCAGGCAGATGATAGAGTATCATGAAAAGCAATCAAGCACGAACAATCGCAACAGGAACACGGTTACTGCT ATGGACAGCGATGACCTGCTCGACGACGATGAACCTGAGAATGTCATCGAGCCTGAGGAACCGTCCAACCAGAAGATTGAGTCCGGTGGTAGCTTCGGCAAGAACTTCAACTTCAAGCCATATCTCGAAAAGCTCCAGTCTGGAGAGAGCTGGGGAAAAGCAATAAAGAAGGCAAAATGCAGCTATTGCGATCAGGCTCCCCGGAGACCCTTGATGCCTTCTTGCGGTCACCTCATCTGCACTGCATGTCGTTCCGAGGCAGATGTTAACGCAGCCGCAGACGACCAAGACTCAGCATCATGCAAGGTTTGTCACAAAGTCCCCACATACATCCACGAGTGCGAAGTCGGTGAGTTTGACGTACCAGATGGGCCGGCACGTGGCACACGAGGCGGcgccaagaagaagaaagagaaagagagcCAGCGTGTGACAACTGAGGACATTCCCAAAGACTGGCTTGATGCGGTTGGTGACGACGTCTTTCCCTCGGCAAAGACGATTGCGGTCAAGTCTCAAATCTTGAACTGGCAGAAAGAAAAGGCAGACGTAAAGATCATAGTCTACACGCAGTTTCTGGCCAT GATACGCATTCTCAAACGGGTATTTGCCACAGAGGGCTGGACATGTGAGGAG TACCATGGCAAGATGAGCCTAAAGAAACGCGACGACGCAATCGCTGCCTTCGCCGACACTGCGGGTCCGGTGATACTGCTGGCATCTCTCCGCTGCGGCGGTT TGGGACTCAACTTGACCATGGCCTCCAAGGTGATCATGATAGATCCTTGGTGGAACTCTGCGTCTGAGCAGCAGGCATTCTGCCGCGTGTTTCGGATCGGCCAAAACGAGAAGACGTTCATGAGCCGACTTTGCGTCAAGAACACGGTGGACGAACACCTTGTTCAAATGCAAGAGAGGAAGCAGGAGGAGATAGACGTGGTGATGGAGGAGGACGGCAGCGTCGTGAAAAAGATGGATACCCGCGCACTAATGCGGTTGTTCGGGAACACCGAGGCGGATACCGAGGGCTTCATCCTCATGTAG
- a CDS encoding ChaA, Ca2+-H+ antiporter: MHTVRRQAHRVASQHGGNGANNFNPFARQRSRDAYPDVENGVHRTRSTRSETFATPAIEEQRQLETREAEKQFGMPGHHNTEPSSSSPTHASASTTLPTASVDKDMTEESNSPHKLSGDSTIAPPTQETSGGVTRRAIKGIFRKNHHDDANAEEHDAEDDDLSLEERKKKAFKKKIPIGSQIRFVLFGAWINVLLVFVPVGFAVSYAGLKPVPVFIINFIAIIPLAAMLSNATEELAIRVGETLGGLLNATFGNAVELIVSVQALIKDEITIVKTSLIGSMLSNLLLVLGMSFFLGGINRMEQFFNVTVAQTAASLLALCIASLIIPTVFHNTIAEDDAVAHNGAQDAVRNQELSHGTAVILFLVYCCYLGFQLKTHVTMYNEPSQKVPKRKSGKKEEGDASRGIAAIGAGTAAASGGGVNMKALLKNTDGSDEDDEDDFETPSLSVVGALITLAISTTLVAFCSEFMVNSIEGLTATGHISTTFVGLILLPIVGNAAEHATAVTVAIKDKMDLAIGVAVGSSMQIALLVFPLIVILGWILGKDCMTLYFDTFQIATLFVSVLLVNYLIQDGKSHWLEGILLMASYIIIALAAWFYPELQENQC, translated from the exons ATGC ATACCGTACGAAGACAGGCACATCGCGTTGCGTCGCAGCACGGAGGTAATGGCGCCAACAACTTCAACCCGTTTGCCCGGCAACGGTCTCGGGATGCGTATCCGGACGTAGAGAATGGTGTGCACAGGACGAGATCGACCCGGTCGGAAACCTTTGCCACGCCAGCCATTGAAGAACAAAGACAGTTGGAAACCAGGGAAGCGGAGAAACAGTTTGGCATGCCTGGACACCACAACACAGAACCTTCCTCGTCCTCGCCAACACATGCGAGCGCATCTACCACTCTCCCAACAGCCTCAGTCGACAAGGATATGACTGAAGAGTCCAACAGTCCTCACAAGCTGTCTGGTGATAGCACCATTGCACCGCCAACCCAGGAAACCAGCGGTGGTGTTACGCGACGAGCTATCAAGGGCATATTCCGAAAAAACCACCATGACGACGCAAATGCAGAAGAACATGACGCAGAAGACGATGATCTGTCATTGGAGGAGCGCAAAAAGAAGGCTTTCAAGAAGAAGATTCCCATTGGCTCTCAAATTCGCTTCGTTCTCTTCGGAGCGTGGATCAATGTCCTACTCGTCTTTGTTCCCGTTGGTTTTGCTGTCAGCTACGCCGGTCTCAAGCCAGTGCCCGTTTTCATCATCAACTTCATCGCCATCATTCCCCTAGCAGCCATGCTGAGCAATGCAACTGAAGAGCTGGCCATCCGAGTTGGAGAAACCCTAGGTGGACTTTTGAACGCGACTTTCGGAAACGCTGTCGAGCTGATTGTCTCTGTCCAAGCTTTGATCAAAGACGAAATCACTATTGTCAAGACCTCGCTCATTGGCAGTATGTTGTCGAATCTGTTACTGGTCTTGGGAATGTCCTTTTTCCTTGGAGGTATCAACCGGATGGAGCAGTTCTTCAACGTGACTGTTGCTCAGACAGCCGCATCTCTCTTGGCCCTTTGCATTGCGTCGCTGATCATCCCGACTGTCTTCCACAACACCATCGCTGAAGATGATGCAGTTGCACATAACGGAGCCCAAGATGCCGTCAGGAACCAGGAATTATCCCATGGAACTGCTGTCATTCTCTTCCTCGTCTATTGCTGCTACCTAGGCTTTCAGTTGAAGACGCACGTCACCATGTACAATGAGCCCAGCCAAAAGGTCCCCAAGCGCAAGTCTGGCAAGAAGGAAGAGGGTGATGCATCGCGCGGCATCGCAGCCATTGGGGCTGGTACCGCTGCAGCATCTGGCGGCGGTGTCAACATGAAAGCGCTGTTGAAGAACACCGACGGCTcagacgaagacgacgaggacGACTTTGAAACGCCATCACTGTCCGTTGTCGGCGCCCTTATCACTCTCGCCATCTCCACCACTTTAGTTGCCTTTTGTTCCGAGTTCATGGTCAACAGTATCGAAGGTCTTACAGCTACTGGCCATATTTCTACCACTTTTGTCGGTCTCATCCTCCTGCCCATTGTTGGTAACGCAGCCGAGCACGCTACTGCTGTCACTGTCGCTATCAAGGACAAAATGGATCTGGCCATCGGTGTCGCAGTCGGTTCCAGTATGCAAATTGCCCTTCTCGTCTTTCCGCTCATTGTCATCCTCGGATGGATTCTTGGAAAGGACTGCATGACACTATACTTCGACACTTTCCAGATTGCCACACTCTTCGTCTCGGTGTTGCTTGTCAACTACCTCATTCAGGATGGCAAGTCAC ATTGGCTCGAAGGTATACTGCTCATGGCGAGTTATATCATTATCGCGCTTGCAGCTTGGTTCTATCCTGAACTTCAGGAGAACCAGTGCTAG
- a CDS encoding pathway-specific nitrogen regulator: METINTAEAQTSHDAPAKKGRRGKRDGGSDESKKRRCISSACVPCRKRKSKCDGTTPACSACAAVYNTPCIYDPNSDHRRKGVYKKDIDNLKTRNSTLQTLIQAILNYPDEHVADLVHQIRTCESLDSAVTTPVMAATRGTFESQLSGKMGELRLEDGSTRYIGGTSHLIYLGKGNDTAESQDTYADDQYHEIQDPFCSWTTVTDDPELVQHLISMYFCWHYSFFTTLSKNLFLAEFRSGKPLPGSGRKMQYCSPLLVNAMLALGCHFTSWPAARAIRDDSATAGDHFFKEAKRLIMEDDLHEVPALTTVQALALMSVREAGCGREAKGWVYSGMSFRMACDLGLNLGMHSKDTIDENEEDARRITFWGCFLFDKCWSNYLGRMPQLPNTNLTVPKFEVFPVEDAETWSAATDSGLSQAHSQPSRTRAVALQISKLCEISSDLINSFYNPIDMDKVKGKQGELKKLSEIHMRLETWRRELPKELEPKEGGLPHMLVMHMFFQLLYIHLFRPFLKYNPNNSPLPAHVSPRKLCTQAATMISKLLRLYKRSHGLRQICNICVYIAHSACTIHLLNLPEKNAKRDIIHGVKHLEEIAEGWLCARRTLGILSVLANRWKVEMPEEAAAVLSRTDTKFGPWSEISTPRVRRHTSVSIKDQPSPADQASPSLQPYSMNMANMSTPQFFNRAAAANTTSSVSNDPSMRPSSNHSIPPSDANALAYMRTQHHIATPQTTGPTLNAPTPASTQGGQSIDAGTPDESSPSQLFGGVDQLLREGQDWIYRDQAQLATDFENWTANGIGMDDYASWFAGTAGASPVAMGFTSGATSAPLLASEMNGGPVGGERQFEYCWECSGKCRVPEWTFECCKSCWFDWIRGTRWTWGYRIAGLDV, from the exons ATGGAGACCATCAACACTGCAGAGGCGCAGACGAGTCACGACGCGCCGGCTAAGAAGGGACGCAGAGGGAAACGCGACGGGGGCAGCGATGAGTCGAAGAAGAGGAGATGCATCTCATCCGCGTGTGTTCCATGCCGAAAGCGCAAATCAAAG TGCGACGGCACCACGCCCGCCTGCTCAGCCTGTGCCGCCGTCTACAACACGCCGTGCATCTACGACCCCAACTCGGACCACCGCCGCAAAGGCGTGTATAAAAAGGACATTGACAACCTCAAGACGCGCAACTCGACGCTGCAGACGCTGATCCAGGCCATTCTCAACTACCCGGACGAGCATGTCGCAGACCTAGTGCACCAGATCCGCACCTGCGAGAGTCTCGATTCC GCCGTCACCACTCCAGTCATGGCGGCCACGAGGGGCACTTTTGAGAGCCAGTTGAGTGGCAAGATGGGCGAGCTGCGGCTCGAGGATGGCTCGACGCGCTACATTGGCGGCACCTCACACCTCATCTACCTGGGCAAGGGCAACGACACGGCCGAATCCCAGGACACGTACGCCGACGACCAGTACCATGAAATACAGGACCCCTTTTGCTCATGGACCACCGTTACCGACGACCCAGAGCTCGTGCAGCACTTGATCAGCATGTACTTTTGCTGGCACTATAGCTTCTTCACCACCCTATCCAAGAACCTGTTCCTGGCCGAATTCCGCTCAGGCAAGCCGCTGCCCGGGTCCGGGAGGAAGATGCAGTACTGCTCTCCGCTGCTTGTCAATGCTATGCTGGCCCTAGGTTGTCACTTTACCTCGTGGCCTGCCGCTAGGGCCATCCGCGATGACTCTGCAACCGCTGGCGACCATTTCTTCAAAGAAGCCAAGCGGCTAATCATGGAAGACGACCTGCACGAGGTCCCTGCCTTGACGACAGTACAAGCCCTGGCACTCATGTCGGTACGAGAGGCCGGGTGCGGGCGCGAAGCCAAGGGGTGGGTATACAGTGGCATGTCCTTTCGCATGGCCTGTGACCTAGGCCTCAACCTCGGCATGCACAGCAAAGACACAATCGACGAGAACGAAGAGGATGCGCGGAGGATAACCTTCTGGGGCTGCTTCTTGTTCGACAAGTGCTGGAGCAACTACCTGGGGCGTATGCCGCAGCTGCCCAACACAAATCTCACAGTCCCCAAGTTCGAAGTCTTTCCTGTCGAAGATGCCGAAACATGGAGCGCCGCCACAGACTCGGGACTCAGTCAAGCACACTCCCAACCCAGTAGGACGCGCGCGGTCGCTCTACAGATATCCAAGCTTTGCGAAATCTCCAGCGATCTCATCAACTCCTTCTACAACCCCATTGACATGGACAAAGTCAAGGGTAAGCAGGGAGAGCTGAAGAAGCTGAGCGAGATACACATGCGATTGGAGACTTGGAGAAGAGAACTGCCCAAGGAGCTTGAGCCTAAAGAGGGCGGGTTGCCGCACATGCTTGTCATGCA TATGTTCTTCCAATTGCTATACATTCACCTTTTCCGGCCCTTCCTCAAGTACAACCCCAACAACTCGCCCCTACCTGCGCACGTTTCCCCTCGCAAACTCTGCACACAAGCTGCCACCATGATCTCAAAATTGCTACGACTATACAAGCGATCGCATGGTCTGCGACAAATTTGCAACATATGCGTGTACATTGCGCACTCGGCATGCACCATACATCTTCTCAACTTGCCAGAGAAGAATGCAAAGCGCGACATAATCCATGGCGTCAAGCATCTCGAGGAGATAGCCGAGGGTTGGCTATGCGCGCGACGGACGCTCGGCATCCTCAGTGTTCTGGCCAATCGCTGGAAAGTTGAGATGCCCGAAGAAGCCGCTGCAGTACTGTCAAGGACCGACACCAAATTCGGCCCCTGGAGTGAAATAAGCACTCCGAGAGTGAGACGCCACACTTCTGTGTCAATCAAGGATCAGCCATCGCCGGCAGATCAAGCATCACCAAGCCTCCAGCCGTATAGCATGAATATGGCCAACATGTCTACACCACAATTCTTCAACCGAGCCGCAGCAGCCAATACCACCAGTTCCGTAAGCAATGATCCCTCTATGCGCCCTTCCAGCAACCACTCCATTCCTCCCTCGGACGCAAACGCCCTTGCTTACATGCGTACGCAGCACCATATCGCAACACCGCAGACCACAGGCCCTACCCTAAACGCACCGACTCCAGCATCCACACAAGGCGGTCAATCCATCGACGCGGGCACGCCAGATGAAAGCTCTCCCAGTCAGCTCTTTGGTGGTGTAGACCAATTGCTCCGTGAAGGCCAGGACTGGATCTACAGAGACCAAGCCCAACTAGCTACCGACTTTGAGAATTGGACCGCCAACGGTATTGGCATGGACGACTATGCAAGCTGGTTCGCGGGTACGGCGGGTGCCAGTCCGGTGGCCATGGGTTTCACTTCTGGTGCCACCTCGGCACCTTTGCTGGCCAGTGAGATGAATGGTGGACCAGTTGGGGGGGAGCGTCAATTTGAATACTGCTGGGAGTGCAGCGGTAAATGCCGGGTACCCGAATGGACATTCGAGTGCTGCAAATCCTGCTGGTTTGACTGGATTCGCGGCACCAGGTGGACTTGGGGGTATCGGATTGCAGGGCTTGATGTATGA